The following are encoded together in the Bos indicus x Bos taurus breed Angus x Brahman F1 hybrid chromosome 24, Bos_hybrid_MaternalHap_v2.0, whole genome shotgun sequence genome:
- the SERPINB12 gene encoding serpin B12, with amino-acid sequence MDSLIAANTKFCFDLFQKISTDDCRKNIFFCPLSLSAALGMVRLGARSGSARQIDQVLHFNEFSQNKGNEPDPCLKKAEQEVPADSNLEGQKEVTGSLTLQTESSKDESGLLSCYFGQLLSKLARIKVDYTLSIANRLYGEREFPICPEYLDGVIQFYHTTVESVDFRKDSEKSRQEINFWVESQSQGKIKELFSKDSINSETVLVLVNAVYFKAKWEKYFDCENTVDAVFSLSESEKKNVKMMNQNGLFRIGFVDELKAQILELPYTKGKLDMVVLLPSGSADNLKALEELERNITYEKLVSWSSSENMSEKRVAVSFPRFTLEDSYDLNPILQDMGITDIFDETEADLSGISPRPSLYLSKVVHKTFLEVDENGTQAVAASGVVGMEKSSPSWETFNANRPFLFFIRHNKTQTILFYGRVCSP; translated from the exons ATGGACTCTCTCATCGCAGCAAATACCAAGTTTTGCTTTGATCTGTTCCAAAAGATCAGCACAGATGACTGTCGGAAGAACATCTTCTTCTGCCCGCTGAGCCTCTCGGCCGCGCTCGGCATGGTCCGCCTGGGGGCCAGGAGCGGCAGCGCGCGCCAGATCGACCAG GTACTGCACTTCAACGAATTTTCCCAGAATAAAGGGAACGAGCCGGATCCCTGTCTGAAAAAAGCAGAGCAAGAAGTGCCTGCTGACAGCAACCTGGAAGGGCAGAAGGAAGTGACGGGGTCCCTGACCCTGCAG ACCGAGTCTTCAAAGGATGAGAGTGGACTGCTCAGCTGCTATTTCGGGCAGCTTCTCTCCAAATTAGCCAGGATCAAAGTCGATTACACCCTGAGTATTGCCAACAGGCTTTATGGGGAGCGAGAATTCCCAATCTGCCCG GAATACTTAGATGGTGTGATTCAATTTTACCACACGACGGTCGAAAGTGTTGATTTTCGGAAAGACAGTGAAAAATCCAGGCAAGAGATTAACTTCTGGGTTGAATCTCAATCCCAAG GTAAAATCAAGGAACTCTTCAGCAAGGACAGTATCAACAGTGAGACCGTGCTGGTGCTGGTGAATGCTGTCTACTTCAAGGCcaaatgggagaaatattttgaCTGCGAAAACACAGTTGATGCCGTTTTCTCTCTAAGTGAG AGTGAAAAGAAGAATGTGAAGATGATGAACCAGAACGGGCTGTTCAGAATTGGCTTCGTGGACGAGCTGAAGGCGCAGATCTTGGAGCTTCCGTACACGAAGGGGAAGCTTGACATGGTCGTGCTGCTGCCGTCCGGCTCTGCGGACAACCTGAAGGCCCTGGAAGAG CTTGAAAGGAATATCACCTACGAAAAACTCGTGTCCTGGAGCAGTTCGGAAAATATGTCAGAAAAAAGAGTAGCTGTCTCCTTCCCTCGGTTCACCCTGGAAGACAGCTACGATCTCAACCCTATTCTACAAGACATGGGCATCACAGATATCTTTGATGAAACAGAGGCTGACCTTTCTGGAATCTCTCCAAGGCCCAGTTTGTACCTGTCAAAAGTCGTCCATAAAACTTTTCTGGAGGTGGATGAAAATGGCACCCAGGCGGTCGCAGCCAGTGGGGTTGTCGGCATGGAAAAGTCCTCACCATCCTGGGAGACATTTAACGCTAACcgcccttttctctttttcatcagACACAACAAAACCCAAACCATTCTCTTCTATGGCAGGGTCTGCTCTCCTTGA